A stretch of Mya arenaria isolate MELC-2E11 chromosome 14, ASM2691426v1 DNA encodes these proteins:
- the LOC128216603 gene encoding hemicentin-2-like isoform X1 has protein sequence MNSTWIAIIILCLTGSLKAWTCPSNSRVFTDVGGLPILTFTATNYESFDFVAFQITTWFGNLLTVNYEYGRVYAGSPYLHNCTLAEDADLDNGILSIQLINTRQSEGGTYRLIKQYIGIETVQCITLYILGIPTLPLISYQKHPQVGKNLTLSSSSRSTTFPSNHSLHLGYQWFQRGQPISIDGRYTFDSLNKSITIINVSRSDHNSNTSCVAKEEGGKASEKNTFVLNVFFQPVISPTTNRTQIEGSPNVTLECLFESNPRSTLRWYKRGSDALLFEDEVSLGRNTSFYIIRSLNRDHAGIYRCIADNGIGADEAVITLDVQYPPEVVVEAFNTSSDSLTSNLTCKANGVPNKYRYMGWNQQWPGHGVVNVWKDAGYNLVLNQLSYEYSGVYSCSASNGISLYGDTKTIVESSTYFVVRDKPVVTFPVSAAESGLTTITDLASGFAMVNLHVYSNDGPISIEVTKGQDNEKKSVKGNIRVHYPEIINLPVFGRKIAVNGSLCVISVAIETDNDFGLHEILIRNNYGTINIGWSIEYMDSGVEKQIKGEQTGGIGVIVGSVVGTVLVLLVGFIIVYILRKRINICQKGVNIKPKDGSDNGTASPDIVTTELQDQSPRSIDVERSSRSLRQFEHVAYEEIKLATSEHDYTDLTVHQLENDNVAYENTF, from the exons ATGAACAGCACATGGATTGCAATTATTATTCTGTGTTTAACAG GTTCGCTGAAGGCGTGGACATGTCCAAGTAATTCTCGAGTTTTTACAGATGTAGGGGGATTGCCTATTTTAACGTTCACGGCTACTAACTACGAGTCCTTTGACTTCGTCGCTTTTCAAATAACGACATGGTTTGGAAATCTACTTACGGTGAACTATGAGTATGGACGAGTATATGCAGGTTCTCCATATCTTCACAATTGCACTTTAGCAGAAGATGCAGATTTGGACAATGGCATTTTAAGCATCCAACTTATTAACACACGTCAGTCCGAAGGAGGAACGTATAgactgataaaacaatacattggcATAGAAACAGTTCAATGTATAACACTGTATATTTTAG GGATTCCAACTTTACCTTTAATATCTTACCAGAAACACCCACAGGTTGGGAAGAATCTGACGTTGTCCAGTTCTAGTAGATCAACTACTTTTCCAAGCAACCATAGCTTACATCTAGGATATCAATGGTTCCAACGTGGACAACCCATTTCAATCGACGGCCGATATACATTCGACTCACTTAATAAAAGTATCACAATTATAAACGTTTCAAGAAGTGACCACAACAGCAATACATCCTGTGTTGCAAAGGAAGAGGGTGGAAAAGCATCTGAAAAAAAcacgtttgttttaaatgtttttt TTCAGCCTGTGATATCGCCTACGACAAACCGAACGCAGATAGAAGGTAGTCCAAACGTAACGCTCGAGTGTTTGTTTGAGAGCAATCCGCGATCAACACTTCGTTGGTACAAACGTGGAAGTGATGCACTGCTTTTTGAAGACGAGGTATCATTAGGGAGAAATACCAGTTTTTACATCATACGATCTTTAAACAGAGACCATGCCGGTATTTACCGATGTATTGCAGATAACGGAATAGGGGCGGACGAGGCTGTCATAACGTtggatgttcagt atcCACCAGAAGTTGTCGTTGAAGCTTTTAATACCTCAAGTGACTCTTTAACTTCAAATTTAACATGTAAAGCCAATGGTGTTCCGAACAAATACAGGTATATGGGATGGAATCAACAGTGGCCCGGCCATGGTGTGGTCAACGTATGGAAAGATGCAGGATACAATCTTGTTTTGAATCAGCTGAGCTATGAGTATTCTGGGGTTTATTCTTGTTCGGCGTCCAATGGTATATCGCTTTATGGAGATACAAAGACAATTGTTGAAAGTTCGACATACTTCGTCGTTAGAG ATAAACCTGTAGTAACGTTCCCTGTGTCTGCGGCTGAAAGCGGACTGACTACCATCACGGATTTGGCCAGTGGCTTTGCGATGGTCAACTTGCACGTTTATTCAAATGACGGTCCGATTTCTATCGAGGTAACAAAGGGACAGGACAACGAGAAGAAATCTGTCAAAGGCAACATCCGTGTGCATTATCCAGAGATTATTAATTTGCCAGTCTTCGGAAGAAAAATCGCAGTGAATGGATCATTGTGTGTCATATCAGTTGCCATAGAAACGGATAATGATTTTGGACTTCATGAAATACTAATACGAAATAATTATGGGACTATAAACATTGGATGGAGTATAGAATACATGGACTCTGGAGTAGAAAAACAGATAAAAG GCGAGCAGACGGGTGGAATTGGTGTTATTGTTGGAAGTGTTGTCGGGACTGTGCTTGTTTTGCTCGTTGGTTTTATTATAGTATACATTTTAAGGAAGAGGATCAACATTTGTCAaaaaggtgtaaatataaaGCCAAAAGATGG ATCAGATAACGGAACCGCTTCTCCGGATATTGTCACAACTGAACTTCAAG acCAAAGCCCAAGAAGCATTGATGTTGAGAG
- the LOC128216603 gene encoding hemicentin-2-like isoform X2 — MNSTWIAIIILCLTGSLKAWTCPSNSRVFTDVGGLPILTFTATNYESFDFVAFQITTWFGNLLTVNYEYGRVYAGSPYLHNCTLAEDADLDNGILSIQLINTRQSEGGTYRLIKQYIGIETVQCITLYILGIPTLPLISYQKHPQVGKNLTLSSSSRSTTFPSNHSLHLGYQWFQRGQPISIDGRYTFDSLNKSITIINVSRSDHNSNTSCVAKEEGGKASEKNTFVLNVFFQPVISPTTNRTQIEGSPNVTLECLFESNPRSTLRWYKRGSDALLFEDEVSLGRNTSFYIIRSLNRDHAGIYRCIADNGIGADEAVITLDVQYPPEVVVEAFNTSSDSLTSNLTCKANGVPNKYRYMGWNQQWPGHGVVNVWKDAGYNLVLNQLSYEYSGVYSCSASNGISLYGDTKTIVESSTYFVVRDKPVVTFPVSAAESGLTTITDLASGFAMVNLHVYSNDGPISIEVTKGQDNEKKSVKGNIRVHYPEIINLPVFGRKIAVNGSLCVISVAIETDNDFGLHEILIRNNYGTINIGWSIEYMDSGVEKQIKGEQTGGIGVIVGSVVGTVLVLLVGFIIVYILRKRINICQKDQITEPLLRILSQLNFKTKAQEALMLRDHLGA; from the exons ATGAACAGCACATGGATTGCAATTATTATTCTGTGTTTAACAG GTTCGCTGAAGGCGTGGACATGTCCAAGTAATTCTCGAGTTTTTACAGATGTAGGGGGATTGCCTATTTTAACGTTCACGGCTACTAACTACGAGTCCTTTGACTTCGTCGCTTTTCAAATAACGACATGGTTTGGAAATCTACTTACGGTGAACTATGAGTATGGACGAGTATATGCAGGTTCTCCATATCTTCACAATTGCACTTTAGCAGAAGATGCAGATTTGGACAATGGCATTTTAAGCATCCAACTTATTAACACACGTCAGTCCGAAGGAGGAACGTATAgactgataaaacaatacattggcATAGAAACAGTTCAATGTATAACACTGTATATTTTAG GGATTCCAACTTTACCTTTAATATCTTACCAGAAACACCCACAGGTTGGGAAGAATCTGACGTTGTCCAGTTCTAGTAGATCAACTACTTTTCCAAGCAACCATAGCTTACATCTAGGATATCAATGGTTCCAACGTGGACAACCCATTTCAATCGACGGCCGATATACATTCGACTCACTTAATAAAAGTATCACAATTATAAACGTTTCAAGAAGTGACCACAACAGCAATACATCCTGTGTTGCAAAGGAAGAGGGTGGAAAAGCATCTGAAAAAAAcacgtttgttttaaatgtttttt TTCAGCCTGTGATATCGCCTACGACAAACCGAACGCAGATAGAAGGTAGTCCAAACGTAACGCTCGAGTGTTTGTTTGAGAGCAATCCGCGATCAACACTTCGTTGGTACAAACGTGGAAGTGATGCACTGCTTTTTGAAGACGAGGTATCATTAGGGAGAAATACCAGTTTTTACATCATACGATCTTTAAACAGAGACCATGCCGGTATTTACCGATGTATTGCAGATAACGGAATAGGGGCGGACGAGGCTGTCATAACGTtggatgttcagt atcCACCAGAAGTTGTCGTTGAAGCTTTTAATACCTCAAGTGACTCTTTAACTTCAAATTTAACATGTAAAGCCAATGGTGTTCCGAACAAATACAGGTATATGGGATGGAATCAACAGTGGCCCGGCCATGGTGTGGTCAACGTATGGAAAGATGCAGGATACAATCTTGTTTTGAATCAGCTGAGCTATGAGTATTCTGGGGTTTATTCTTGTTCGGCGTCCAATGGTATATCGCTTTATGGAGATACAAAGACAATTGTTGAAAGTTCGACATACTTCGTCGTTAGAG ATAAACCTGTAGTAACGTTCCCTGTGTCTGCGGCTGAAAGCGGACTGACTACCATCACGGATTTGGCCAGTGGCTTTGCGATGGTCAACTTGCACGTTTATTCAAATGACGGTCCGATTTCTATCGAGGTAACAAAGGGACAGGACAACGAGAAGAAATCTGTCAAAGGCAACATCCGTGTGCATTATCCAGAGATTATTAATTTGCCAGTCTTCGGAAGAAAAATCGCAGTGAATGGATCATTGTGTGTCATATCAGTTGCCATAGAAACGGATAATGATTTTGGACTTCATGAAATACTAATACGAAATAATTATGGGACTATAAACATTGGATGGAGTATAGAATACATGGACTCTGGAGTAGAAAAACAGATAAAAG GCGAGCAGACGGGTGGAATTGGTGTTATTGTTGGAAGTGTTGTCGGGACTGTGCTTGTTTTGCTCGTTGGTTTTATTATAGTATACATTTTAAGGAAGAGGATCAACATTTGTCAaaaag ATCAGATAACGGAACCGCTTCTCCGGATATTGTCACAACTGAACTTCAAG acCAAAGCCCAAGAAGCATTGATGTTGAGAG